The Symphalangus syndactylus isolate Jambi chromosome 3, NHGRI_mSymSyn1-v2.1_pri, whole genome shotgun sequence genome has a segment encoding these proteins:
- the BRD3OS gene encoding putative uncharacterized protein BRD3OS: MSGRVPLAEKALSEGYARLRYRDTSLLIWQQQQQKLESVPPGTYLSRSRSMWYSQYGNEAILVRDKNKLEVSRDTGQSKFCTIM, from the coding sequence ATGAGTGGCCGCGTCCCCCTGGCAGAGAAGGCCTTGTCTGAAGGCTACGCCCGCCTCCGGTACAGGGACACCTCTTTGCTCATctggcagcagcaacagcagaagTTGGAGTCGGTGCCACCTGGGACGTACCTGAGCAGGAGCCGAAGCATGTGGTACTCACAGTATGGAAATGAGGCCATCTTGGTCCGAGACAAAAACAAGCTCGAGGTCTCTAGGGACACAGGGCAGTCCAAGTTTTGCACAATTATGTAA